A part of Gossypium hirsutum isolate 1008001.06 chromosome A07, Gossypium_hirsutum_v2.1, whole genome shotgun sequence genomic DNA contains:
- the LOC107900520 gene encoding bark storage protein A, whose amino-acid sequence MAAAMKVICMMFLVALITLIFHTHHAHGAISADTQKLIDEANMNGPYLGLLIPNLFEMNPLLQHPNYTSTNFTIDIAGRRFRFGKIVEKNVILVMTGLSMINAGITSQLLLTLFKIEGVVHYGIAGNANPSLHIGFVTIPQYWSHSALWSWQRYGYGPSDELPLETNGDYTRTIGYIKFADYAENVTACNSHDNLLNNVWFQPEEVFPVDGTPEQRQHAFWIPVDPLYFNISKSLEDMELENCVNATTCLDETPRVVQVHGGTSAGIYVDNAAYRSFIYNKFNVSPVDMESAAVALICMQQRVPFIIIRALSDLAGGGSAESNEIDTFISLASNNSVNVVVEFIKRLVAAPLVSDH is encoded by the exons ATGGCAGCCGCCATGAAAGTTATATGCATGATGTTTCTTGTTGCCCTGATAACTTTGATATTTCATACACACCATGCCCATGGCGCAATATCAGCAGATACACAAAAACTTATCGATGAAGCCAACATGAATGGACCTTACTTAGGCTTGCTCATTCCAAACCTTTTCGAAATGAACCCTCTTCTTCAACATCCAAACTATACTTCCACCAACTTCACCATTGATATTgctg GAAGGAGATTTCGGTTCGGGAAAATTGTTGAGAAAAATGTTATATTAGTCATGACGGGACTGAGCATG ATAAATGCAGGAATAACCAGTCAGCTACTGTTAACTCTATTCAAGATCGAAGGAGTTGTTCATTATGGAATAGCTGGAAATGCAAACCCCTCCTTGCACATTGGCTTTGTCACTATTCCTCAATATTGGTCACACTCTGCCCTTTGGAGTTGGCAG CGATATGGATATGGACCCTCTGACGAGCTTCCCCTTGAAACAAATGGAGACTATACAAGAACCATCGGCTACATAAAATTTGCAGATTATGCCGAAAATGTGACTGCCTGTAACTCACACGACAACCTATTGAACAATGTTTGGTTCCAACCGGAGGAAGTCTTCCCTGTTGACGGTACTCCCGAGCAACGGCAACACGCCTTTTGGATCCCTGTCGATCCTCTTTATTTCAATATTTCTAAATCTCTTGAG GACATGGAACTAGAGAACTGCGTAAATGCAACGACATGTTTGGACGAGACACCAAGAGTAGTCCAAGTCCACGGAGGAACAAGCGCAGGCATTTACGTAGACAACGCTGCTTATCGAAGCTTCATTTACAATAAGTTCAACGTAAGCCCGGTCGACATGGAGAGTGCAGCAGTGGCACTGATATGTATGCAACAAAGGGTTCCTTTTATCATCATTAGGGCTCTCTCCGACTTGGCCGGTGGTGGCTCGGCTGAATCGAATGAGATCGATACTTTCATTTCCCTTGCTTCGAACAATTCGGTTAATGTTGTTGTGGAGTTTATCAAGCGCCTTGTTGCCGCACCTCTAGTCAGTGACCATTAA
- the LOC107900521 gene encoding carotenoid cleavage dioxygenase 8 homolog B, chloroplastic, with translation MDSLSLSGICRHQFSPITMLDFNQSNHRIEKAGFVRKPEKGGLTITQVASPLRRPVIVPSLDNETVDRRDRNHVAWTSVRQERWEGELVVQGEIPLWLKGTYLRNGPGLWHIEDYNFRHLFDGYATLVKLQFENGRLIAGHRQIESEAYKAARKNKKVCFREFSEVPKYENFMAYVGDIAKLFSGASLTDNANTGVVKLGDGRVVCLTETQKGSLVIDPNSLETLGRLEYSDSLGGLIHSAHPIVTDAEFLTLLPDLVNPGYLVVRMEPGTNERKVIGRVNCRNGPAPGWVHSFPVTEHYVVVPEMPLRYCAQNLLRAEPTPLYKFEWHPESKAFLHVMCKASGKIVASVEVPLFVTFHFINAYEEEDEDGRVTAIIADCCEHNADATILDQLRLQNLRSFNGKDDLLPDARVGRFTIPLDGSPCGKLESALEPDEHGRGMDMCSINPTKLGKKYRYAYACGAQRPCHFPNTLTKLDLVKKKAKNWHEAGAVPSEPFFVARPGATEEDDGAVISLISEKNGNGYALLLDGSTFEEIARAKLPYGLPYGLHGCWVPKE, from the exons ATGGATTCCCTATCACTTTCAGGTATTTGCAGGCACCAGTTTTCACCCATAACCATGTTGGATTTCAATCAATCCAATCATAGAATAGAAAAGGCTGGTTTTGTTAGGAAACCGGAGAAGGGAGGGTTAACAATCACTCAAGTGGCGAGTCCGTTGCGTCGGCCGGTGATTGTTCCATCGCTAGATAACGAAACCGTAGACCGTCGTGATCGGAACCACGTTGCATGGACGAGTGTGAGACAAGAACGGTGGGAAGGGGAGCTAGTTGTGCAAGGAGAAATACCTTTATGGCTG AAAGGGACGTACTTACGAAACGGCCCGGGTCTATGGCATATAGAAGATTACAACTTCCGTCACCTCTTTGACGGTTATGCAACACTAGTCAAGCTCCAATTCGAGAACGGCAGATTAATCGCCGGTCACCGACAAATCGAATCCGAGGCCTATAAGGCtgcaaggaaaaacaaaaaggttTGCTTCAGAGAATTCTCGGAAGTACCTAAATATGAAAACTTCATGGCTTATGTTGGGGACATCGCAAAGCTTTTCTCCGGTGCTTCATTAACCGATAACGCCAACACCGGCGTCGTCAAGCTTGGAGACGGCCGAGTAGTTTGCCTGACGGAAACTCAAAAAGGGTCCTTAGTTATTGACCCTAACAGCTTGGAAACATTGGGGAGGTTGGAATATAGTGATAGTTTAGGGGGATTGATACACTCGGCTCATCCCATAGTGACTGATGCCGAGTTCTTGACCTTGTTGCCTGATTTGGTGAACCCTGGTTACTTGGTGGTGAGAATGGAACCAGGGACAAATGAAAGGAAAGTGATTGGGAGGGTTAACTGTAGGAACGGACCAGCTCCCGGTTGGGTTCATTCATTTCCAGTGACTGAACATTATGTTGTGGTGCCTGAAATGCCATTAAGGTACTGCGCTCAAAATTTACTCAGAGCTGAACCTACTCCATTGTATAAATTCGAGTGGCATCCTGAATCTAAAGCCTTCCTTCATGTTATGTGTAAAGCTAGTGGAAAAATC GTGGCGAGTGTGGAAGTGCCATTATTCgttacatttcatttcatcaatgCGTATGAAGAGGAAGATGAAGACGGTCGGGTGACTGCTATAATCGCCGATTGTTGTGAACATAACGCCGACGCCACCATTCTTGATCAGCTTAGGCTTCAAAATCTTCGCTCTTTCAACGGCAAGGACGACTTATTACCGGATGCAAG GGTGGGAAGATTCACAATTCCGTTGGATGGGAGTCCCTGTGGGAAGTTGGAGTCAGCTTTGGAGCCTGATGAACATGGCAGAGGCATGGATATGTGTAGCATCAACCCCACAAAGTTGGGTAAAAAATACAGATATGCTTATGCTTGTGGAGCCCAACGCCCATGTCATTTCCCCAATACCCTCACCAAG CTTGATTTAGTAAAGAAGAAGGCAAAGAATTGGCATGAAGCAGGGGCTGTGCCGTCTGAACCATTCTTCGTGGCTCGGCCAGGGGCAACCGAGGAAGATGATG GTGCTGTGATCTCCTTGATTAGTGAGAAAAATGGAAATGGGTATGCTTTATTGTTAGATGGATCAACATTTGAAGAGATTGCAAGAGCAAAGCTCCCTTATGGTTTACCATATGGACTACATGGATGTTGGGTACCCAAAGAATAA
- the LOC107900519 gene encoding tocopherol cyclase, chloroplastic isoform X1 codes for MDSNICSLNQLHQFSSCFIGLHSQNSKSTLKFSQSSTFNAFSPRELRPLRLGFRSNSPVVACRSVSEIETETSSPAAKRSVSVSPVYVPTPVNRDTRTPHSGYHFDGTTRQFFEGWYFKVSIPERKQSFCFMYSVENPAFKRTLTPLEMLQHGPRFTGVGAQVLGAKGKYICQYSEESQNFWGSRHELTLGNTFVANKASRPPSKVVPPQEFNRKVLEGFQVSPLWNQGFICDDGRTYYAKTVKTARWEYSTRPIYGWGDVGSKQKSTAGWAAALPIFEPHWQICMASGLSTGTCFSPSCFEILCIDFLLGFCWIEWDGERFEFQDAPSYSEKNWGGGFPRKWFWAQCNVFEGASGKISLTAAGGLRQLPGLTETFENTALIGVHYDGIFYEFVPWNGVVTWEIAQWGYWNIAAENKTHTVELEATTTDSGTTLRAPTVEAGLTPACLDTCLGDLTLKIWEKNVGGSKGKLILDVKSDMAALEVGGGPWFNTWKGKTTTPEVIKSALQVPIDVEGIFGLAPFLKPPGL; via the exons ATGGACTCAAACATTTGCTCACTCAACCAGCTTCACcaattttcttcttgttttatTGGACTTCACTCTCAAAACTCCAAATCCACCCTTAAATTCTCTCAATCTTCAACTTTCAATGCATTCTCTCCAAGAGAACTCCGCCCTCTTAGGCTAGGGTTTCGATCGAACTCGCCGGTTGTCGCATGCCGCTCCGTCTCCGAGATTGAAACCGAAACTTCTTCTCCGGCAGCCAAGAGGTCTGTTTCCGTCAGTCCGGTTTATGTCCCCACGCCAGTTAATCGAGACACTCGCACTCCTCACAGCGG GTACCACTTTGATGGGACTACTCGACAATTTTTTGAGGGTTGGTACTTTAAGGTATCAATCCCAGAACGAAAACAGAGCTTTTGCTTCATGTACTCGGTGGAGAATCCTGCATTTAAGAGGACACTGACACCATTGGAAATGCTGCAGCACGGACCTAGATTTACAGGAGTTGGGGCACAAGTTCTTGGTGCTAAAGGCAAGTATATATGCCAATACAGCGAGGAATCTCAAAACTTTTGGGGAA GCAGACATGAGCTAACATTGGGGAATACTTTTGTAGCCAACAAAGCCTCACGACCTCCAAGTAAGGTGGTTCCTCCCCAG GAATTCAATAGAAAAGTTTTGGAAGGCTTTCAAGTTAGCCCTCTTTGGAATCAGGGCTTTATTTGTGATGATGGCAG GACATATTATGCAAAAACTGTTAAAACTGCACGTTGGGAGTACAGTACACGCCCCATATATGGATGGGGTGATGTTGGGTCCAAGCAGAAGTCCACAGCTGGCTGGGCTGCAGCTCTTCCCATATTTGAACCCCATTGGCAAATTTGCATGGCCAGTGGACTTTCAACAGGCACTTGCTTTTCTCCTTCCTGTTTTGAAATACTTTGCATTGATTTCCTCTTGGGCTTTT GCTGGATAGAGTGGGATGGTGAAAGGTTTGAGTTTCAAGATGCCCCTTCATATTCAGAAAAGAATTGGGGTGGAGGCTTCCCTAGAAAATGGTTTTGG GCTCAATGTAATGTCTTTGAAGGTGCTAGCGGAAAAATTTCTCTGACTGCTGCTGGTGGATTAAGGCAACTGCCTGGACTGACTGAGACCTTCGAAAATACTGCATTG ATTGGAGTGCACTATGATGGAATTTTCTATGAATTTGTGCCATGGAATGGTGTTGTAACTTGGGAAATTGCCCAGTGGGGTTACTGGAACATTGCTGCAGAAAACAAAACACATACG GTTGAGTTAGAGGCAACAACAACTGATTCGGGTACGACATTGCGTGCTCCAACAGTAGAGGCTGGTCTTACTCCAGCTTGTTTAGACACTTGTTTAGGTGATCTAACATTGAAGATCTGGGAAAAAAATGTTGGTGGCAGTAAAGGCAAG CTGATCTTGGATGTTAAAAGTGACATGGCGGCACTAGAAGTAGGAGGAGGGCCATGGTTTAACACTTGGAAAGGCAAGACTACAACACCAGAGGTGATTAAAAGTGCACTTCAAGTTCCAATTGATGTGGAAGGTATATTTGGTTTGGCTCCATTTTTAAAACCCCCTGGGCTATAA
- the LOC107899831 gene encoding ultraviolet-B receptor UVR8 translates to MESAAGTADDSSNMPHKVVAVAAGEAHTLALSGDGYVYSWGRGMFGRLGTGSESDEIFPVRVKIQNSELKLIAVAAGAYHSLALADDGSVWSWGYNVYGQLGLHGENSLAPQLMERFLELGSPDQSKDELETKSKAPLKICAVKAGGMTSLAIDNLGALWMWGNCPQENNNGDGSLTFVSCFTPIPVWDFHGHTVVKVACGNEHVVALVSAGERHKGDDLLCYSWGGNGHGQLGLGDTESRARPEIVGTFSQDIQWTVYEVACGAFHTALLTRKKRPSDTLESMCWTFGLGDRGQLGHGTTRSALVPEPVKELPKPVYLVSVDCGLFHTSVVSSAGDVWSWGMEKGLGLCPDASFTGTDSGDAISPLRIHGPKFNDPVQVSCGAAHTVLVAHDGYKLWSWGRGRSGVLGNGKTVDCFSPTVVLWPPLNEDFKQEELNQDDKIVDQKGSDGVLEMEKKLSLAMEEMKLLQSKLSTMERYASILHGSIFGKPFEVQDIPISLQNSGTFDIAREWEKMLESSDRSGLVRLELFYRNMLTGVKDKILKKRIQELIKECLPSSAEGNSDVKS, encoded by the exons ATGGAATCCGCCGCCGGAACAGCCGATGATTCCAGCAACATGCCGCACAAAGTTGTTGCTGTTGCCGCTGGTGAAGCTCATACTTTGGCTCTCTCTG GGGATGGGTACGTGTATTCATGGGGCAGGGGAATGTTTGGGAGACTCGGGACTGGTTCAGAATCCGACGAGATTTTCCCGGTTCGGGTCAAGATCCAGAACTCAGAGCTTAAGCTTATAGCTGTCGCTGCTGGCGCTTAtcatagtcttgctcttgcag ATGATGGATCAGTTTGGTCTTGGGGTTATAACGTAT ATGGCCAACTTGGTCTACATGGGGAGAATTCTTTGGCACCTCAATTGATGGAGCGGTTTCTTGAATTGGGCTCCCCTGATCAATCAAAAGATGAGTTAGAGACGAAGAGTAAAGCACCCTTGAAG ATTTGTGCAGTCAAGGCTGGAGGAATGACTTCGCTTGCTATTGATAATCTTGGAGCCCTTTGGATGTGGGGCAATTGTCCACAGGAGAATAACAATGGTGACGGAAGCTTGACATTTGTGAGTTGTTTTACTCCAATTCCTGTTTGGGATTTTCACGGCCATACTGTTGTTAAGGTTGCATGTGGAAATGAGCATGTTGTAGCCTTAGTCAGTGCTGGAGAAAGGCATAAAGGTGATGATCTCCTATGCTACTCTTGGGGTGGCAACGGCCATGGCCAATTAGGCCTAGGAGATACAGAGAGCAGGGCTCGTCCTGAAATTGTTGGAACGTTTAGCCAGGACATTCAATGGACGGtttatgaggtagcatgtggtgCCTTCCACACTGCTTTGCTTACTCGTAAAAAGAGACCAAGTGACACACTTGAGAGTATGTGTTGGACGTTTGGCCTTGGGGACAGGGGGCAACTTGGGCATGGAACCACCCGAAGTGCATTGGTTCCTGAACCAGTGAAAGAGTTACCGAAGCCTGTATATCTGGTTTCTGTTGACTGTGGATTGTTTCACACTAGTGTTGTTTCATCAGCCGGAGATGTGTGGTCATGGGGAATGGAAAAGGGTCTAGGTCTATGCCCAGATGCTAGTTTTACAGGAACAGATTCAGGTGACGCCATTTCTCCCCTACGGATACACGGACCTAAATTTAATGATCCGGTTCAAGTATCTTGTGGAGCTGCACATACTGTTCTTGTTGCACATGATGGATACAAGCTATGGTCCTGGGGCAGGGGAAGGAGTGGAGTTCTTGGAAATGGTAAAACTGTCGACTGTTTCAGCCCAACAGTCGTGCTGTGGCCTCCACTGAATGAGGATTTCAAGCAAGAAGAGCTGAATCAGGATGATAAAATTGTAGATCAAAAGGGTTCTGATGGAGTCTTGGAGATGGAGAAGAAGTTATCTTTGGCCATGGAAGAGATGAAGCTCCTCCAATCAAAACTTTCCACCATGGAACGCTATGCAAGCATACTTCACGGTTCAATCTTTGGTAAACCTTTTGAAGTGCAAGATATTCCGATCTCGTTGCAGAACTCTGGCACTTTTGATATTGCAAGGGAATGGGAAAAAATGTTGGAGTCATCAGATCGTAGCGGGCTTGTTAGGTTGGAATTGTTCTACCGAAACATGCTGACAGGTGTTAAGGATAAGATTTTGAAGAAACGGATCCAGGAGTTAATAAAGGAGTGCCTTCCTTCTTCAGCAGAAGGAAATAGTGATgtaaaatcataa
- the LOC107900519 gene encoding tocopherol cyclase, chloroplastic isoform X2, with translation MDSNICSLNQLHQFSSCFIGLHSQNSKSTLKFSQSSTFNAFSPRELRPLRLGFRSNSPVVACRSVSEIETETSSPAAKRSVSVSPVYVPTPVNRDTRTPHSGYHFDGTTRQFFEGWYFKVSIPERKQSFCFMYSVENPAFKRTLTPLEMLQHGPRFTGVGAQVLGAKGKYICQYSEESQNFWGSRHELTLGNTFVANKASRPPSKVVPPQEFNRKVLEGFQVSPLWNQGFICDDGRTYYAKTVKTARWEYSTRPIYGWGDVGSKQKSTAGWAAALPIFEPHWQICMASGLSTGWIEWDGERFEFQDAPSYSEKNWGGGFPRKWFWAQCNVFEGASGKISLTAAGGLRQLPGLTETFENTALIGVHYDGIFYEFVPWNGVVTWEIAQWGYWNIAAENKTHTVELEATTTDSGTTLRAPTVEAGLTPACLDTCLGDLTLKIWEKNVGGSKGKLILDVKSDMAALEVGGGPWFNTWKGKTTTPEVIKSALQVPIDVEGIFGLAPFLKPPGL, from the exons ATGGACTCAAACATTTGCTCACTCAACCAGCTTCACcaattttcttcttgttttatTGGACTTCACTCTCAAAACTCCAAATCCACCCTTAAATTCTCTCAATCTTCAACTTTCAATGCATTCTCTCCAAGAGAACTCCGCCCTCTTAGGCTAGGGTTTCGATCGAACTCGCCGGTTGTCGCATGCCGCTCCGTCTCCGAGATTGAAACCGAAACTTCTTCTCCGGCAGCCAAGAGGTCTGTTTCCGTCAGTCCGGTTTATGTCCCCACGCCAGTTAATCGAGACACTCGCACTCCTCACAGCGG GTACCACTTTGATGGGACTACTCGACAATTTTTTGAGGGTTGGTACTTTAAGGTATCAATCCCAGAACGAAAACAGAGCTTTTGCTTCATGTACTCGGTGGAGAATCCTGCATTTAAGAGGACACTGACACCATTGGAAATGCTGCAGCACGGACCTAGATTTACAGGAGTTGGGGCACAAGTTCTTGGTGCTAAAGGCAAGTATATATGCCAATACAGCGAGGAATCTCAAAACTTTTGGGGAA GCAGACATGAGCTAACATTGGGGAATACTTTTGTAGCCAACAAAGCCTCACGACCTCCAAGTAAGGTGGTTCCTCCCCAG GAATTCAATAGAAAAGTTTTGGAAGGCTTTCAAGTTAGCCCTCTTTGGAATCAGGGCTTTATTTGTGATGATGGCAG GACATATTATGCAAAAACTGTTAAAACTGCACGTTGGGAGTACAGTACACGCCCCATATATGGATGGGGTGATGTTGGGTCCAAGCAGAAGTCCACAGCTGGCTGGGCTGCAGCTCTTCCCATATTTGAACCCCATTGGCAAATTTGCATGGCCAGTGGACTTTCAACAG GCTGGATAGAGTGGGATGGTGAAAGGTTTGAGTTTCAAGATGCCCCTTCATATTCAGAAAAGAATTGGGGTGGAGGCTTCCCTAGAAAATGGTTTTGG GCTCAATGTAATGTCTTTGAAGGTGCTAGCGGAAAAATTTCTCTGACTGCTGCTGGTGGATTAAGGCAACTGCCTGGACTGACTGAGACCTTCGAAAATACTGCATTG ATTGGAGTGCACTATGATGGAATTTTCTATGAATTTGTGCCATGGAATGGTGTTGTAACTTGGGAAATTGCCCAGTGGGGTTACTGGAACATTGCTGCAGAAAACAAAACACATACG GTTGAGTTAGAGGCAACAACAACTGATTCGGGTACGACATTGCGTGCTCCAACAGTAGAGGCTGGTCTTACTCCAGCTTGTTTAGACACTTGTTTAGGTGATCTAACATTGAAGATCTGGGAAAAAAATGTTGGTGGCAGTAAAGGCAAG CTGATCTTGGATGTTAAAAGTGACATGGCGGCACTAGAAGTAGGAGGAGGGCCATGGTTTAACACTTGGAAAGGCAAGACTACAACACCAGAGGTGATTAAAAGTGCACTTCAAGTTCCAATTGATGTGGAAGGTATATTTGGTTTGGCTCCATTTTTAAAACCCCCTGGGCTATAA